One window of Mesorhizobium sp. WSM4904 genomic DNA carries:
- the tauA gene encoding taurine ABC transporter substrate-binding protein yields MSTISRRILVLSSAALASAALLGPVMAEDLKITIGYQTVVEPSKVPQADGAYEKATKAAIDWRKFDSGADVIAAIASGSVDIGYVGSSPLAAAASRELPIETIFVVGLIGPSEALVARNGAGIEKVADLAGKKVAVPFVSTTHYSLLAALKHEGVDAKAVEILNLRPPEIAAAFARGDIDAAYVWDPALGQIKTSGKVVLDSSQVAAWGAPTFDAWIVRADFADKHPEAVRDFVKVTGEAYAQYLAKPEAWSVSSPEAGKIAKITGAKLEEVPELLKGYVFPTLDEQASDKFLGGGTVKAIAAASAFLKEQGKIDAVLPDYSKYVTTKYASEALASN; encoded by the coding sequence ATGTCGACCATTTCCAGACGCATTCTTGTCCTGTCGTCGGCAGCGCTGGCAAGCGCCGCCCTGCTCGGCCCAGTCATGGCCGAGGATTTGAAAATCACCATCGGCTACCAGACGGTGGTCGAGCCCTCGAAGGTGCCGCAGGCAGATGGCGCCTATGAGAAGGCGACCAAGGCCGCGATCGACTGGCGCAAATTCGATTCCGGCGCCGACGTCATCGCGGCGATCGCTTCTGGTTCGGTCGACATAGGCTATGTCGGCTCGAGTCCGCTGGCTGCGGCCGCCAGCCGCGAGCTGCCGATTGAGACCATCTTCGTGGTCGGACTGATCGGGCCGTCGGAAGCGCTCGTCGCCCGCAACGGCGCCGGCATCGAGAAAGTCGCCGACCTCGCCGGCAAGAAGGTGGCGGTGCCGTTCGTTTCAACCACGCATTACAGCCTGCTCGCGGCGCTGAAGCACGAGGGCGTCGATGCCAAGGCGGTCGAGATCCTCAATCTCAGGCCGCCGGAAATCGCCGCCGCCTTCGCGCGCGGCGACATCGACGCGGCCTATGTCTGGGACCCGGCGCTCGGCCAGATCAAGACCTCCGGCAAGGTGGTGCTCGATTCCTCGCAAGTGGCGGCCTGGGGCGCGCCGACCTTCGACGCCTGGATCGTGCGCGCCGACTTCGCCGACAAGCATCCGGAAGCGGTGCGCGACTTCGTCAAGGTGACGGGCGAGGCTTATGCCCAATACCTGGCCAAGCCAGAGGCCTGGTCGGTCTCTTCGCCTGAGGCCGGCAAGATCGCCAAGATCACCGGCGCCAAGCTGGAAGAGGTGCCGGAACTGCTCAAGGGCTATGTCTTCCCGACGCTGGACGAGCAGGCCTCCGACAAGTTCCTCGGCGGCGGCACGGTCAAGGCGATCGCGGCGGCATCGGCCTTCCTCAAGGAGCAGGGCAAGATCGACGCGGTGCTGCCCGACTATTCGAAATACGTCACGACCAAATATGCCAGCGAGGCGCTCGCCTCGAACTGA
- a CDS encoding taurine ABC transporter ATP-binding protein, giving the protein MPHLTLDKVTVHYDGQPAPAVERVSLDIGKGDFVVLVGRSGCGKTSLLNVAAGLVKPARGRAMIAGQPITAPGPDRAVVFQNDALFPWLTARENVAFALRLRGVSADSRARRADELLSLVKLDGAGDRRIWELSGGMRQRVGLARALAAEPEFLLLDEPLGALDALTRERMQTTLLDLWSAAQVGVLMVTHGIEEALVLATRVVVLAPGPGHVVRSFETHFGRRYAAGEPIRAIKADPAFAAARSELTDAIFEGEAA; this is encoded by the coding sequence ATGCCGCATCTGACGCTCGACAAGGTCACCGTCCACTATGACGGCCAACCGGCGCCGGCGGTCGAACGCGTTTCGCTCGACATAGGCAAGGGCGACTTCGTCGTGCTGGTCGGCCGCTCGGGTTGCGGCAAGACCTCACTGCTCAACGTCGCTGCCGGCTTGGTGAAGCCGGCGCGCGGCCGGGCCATGATCGCCGGCCAGCCGATCACCGCGCCCGGACCCGACCGCGCCGTGGTGTTCCAGAATGACGCGCTGTTTCCCTGGCTGACCGCGCGGGAAAACGTCGCCTTCGCGCTTCGATTGCGCGGCGTGAGCGCCGACAGCCGGGCACGGCGCGCCGACGAATTGCTGTCGCTGGTCAAACTCGACGGCGCCGGCGACAGGCGCATCTGGGAACTCTCCGGCGGCATGCGCCAGCGCGTCGGCCTGGCGCGCGCGCTGGCCGCCGAACCCGAATTCCTGCTGCTCGACGAGCCGCTCGGGGCGCTCGACGCGCTGACGCGCGAACGCATGCAGACGACGCTGCTCGACCTCTGGTCGGCTGCCCAGGTCGGCGTGCTGATGGTCACGCACGGCATCGAGGAGGCGCTGGTGCTTGCCACCAGGGTCGTCGTGCTGGCGCCGGGACCCGGCCATGTGGTGCGCAGCTTCGAAACCCATTTCGGCCGGCGCTATGCCGCCGGCGAGCCGATTCGCGCGATCAAGGCGGATCCGGCCTTTGCCGCGGCCCGCTCGGAGCTGACCGACGCGATCTTCGAGGGAGAGGCGGCATGA
- a CDS encoding ABC transporter permease subunit, whose product MSVGTYSERREAKAGERDGFSVPWSRPRRDRTGISARLVSAITILVLLAAWTVSARLQLVSPVFLPSPAAVWAKFVVVARDGFVDATLIQHVAASLWRVFAALIAAIVVGIPMGLAIGISRVGRGVFDPLLEFLRPIPPLAYLPLIVIWFGIGEPSKILVIAIAMLAPVALSTAAGVRGVSRERIDAARSLGATRSQLVRHVVLPSALPSILTGLRIALGAGWSTLVAAELVAATRGLGFMIQSAAQFLVTDVVVMGILVIATIAFALEFVIRRIERALVSWAGRE is encoded by the coding sequence ATGAGCGTCGGCACCTACAGCGAACGACGGGAAGCCAAAGCCGGCGAGCGCGATGGATTCTCGGTGCCATGGTCGCGGCCGCGACGCGACCGGACGGGCATTTCGGCACGGCTGGTCAGCGCCATAACCATCCTCGTCCTGTTGGCCGCTTGGACGGTGTCGGCCCGGCTGCAACTGGTCTCGCCGGTCTTCCTGCCATCGCCCGCCGCCGTCTGGGCAAAGTTCGTCGTCGTCGCCCGCGACGGTTTCGTCGACGCGACGCTGATCCAGCACGTCGCCGCCAGCCTCTGGCGCGTGTTCGCCGCGCTGATCGCGGCGATCGTCGTCGGCATTCCGATGGGGCTCGCCATCGGCATCAGCAGGGTCGGACGCGGCGTGTTCGATCCGCTGCTCGAGTTCCTGCGGCCTATCCCGCCGCTCGCCTATCTGCCGCTGATCGTCATCTGGTTCGGCATCGGCGAACCGTCGAAGATCCTGGTGATCGCCATCGCCATGCTGGCGCCGGTGGCGCTGTCGACCGCCGCCGGCGTGCGCGGCGTGTCGCGCGAGCGCATCGACGCGGCGCGTTCGCTCGGCGCGACCCGGAGCCAGCTTGTCCGCCATGTCGTGCTGCCCAGCGCGCTGCCCTCGATCCTCACCGGCCTGCGCATCGCGCTCGGCGCCGGCTGGTCGACGCTGGTGGCGGCCGAGCTGGTGGCGGCGACGCGCGGGCTGGGCTTCATGATCCAGTCGGCCGCGCAGTTCCTGGTCACCGATGTCGTGGTGATGGGCATCCTGGTGATCGCGACGATCGCCTTCGCGCTGGAATTCGTCATCCGCAGGATCGAGCGCGCGCTGGTGTCCTGGGCGGGGCGGGAATGA